One genomic segment of Fervidobacterium pennivorans includes these proteins:
- a CDS encoding sugar transferase → MSRQGGEPLAPQILASYLTFLVMTYITTNSILASLLFPIITVLALYAFRFYEHAEDINESLVRSVLGTTFASLFLLGVCKAFELSFSSRNLMISQFTLAFIVPFINYAIEKITAKTRKPIRYLVVGRKSEIYHILKEIEEKSKGKYQFADFINPTPVVFKEKVLQYDSVLIADPELEKEIEEELDNIKKTHKVEYLPNLAEKVLKRIPLEVMQKFEDYYKVYFSNVQESPAKRVMDIVLSIIGLVVYSPVILVSAIWIAIEDGRPIFFRQPRVGKDGKILTMVKLRSLKNEPIDVSNPNKNIEQRALKIGKIIRKTRIDESIQFWNILKGEMSLVGPRPEMIEYHKMMEPNIPYYSYRLLVKPGLTGWAQINYKHSSSLEEYKIKTEYDLYYVKNRNVFMDLKIFLLTLETLIFRKGAK, encoded by the coding sequence ATGAGCAGACAAGGGGGCGAGCCCTTGGCACCACAAATACTGGCAAGTTATCTTACGTTTCTTGTAATGACCTATATCACCACAAATAGCATCCTTGCATCACTTTTATTCCCAATCATTACAGTACTGGCACTTTACGCATTTAGATTTTACGAACACGCAGAAGACATAAACGAATCTTTGGTTAGAAGCGTTCTTGGAACCACATTTGCATCACTCTTTCTGTTGGGCGTTTGCAAAGCATTTGAGCTATCATTCAGCTCCCGAAACTTGATGATATCTCAATTCACACTTGCTTTCATTGTGCCATTCATCAACTACGCTATTGAAAAAATAACTGCTAAAACAAGAAAACCAATACGATACCTTGTAGTTGGTAGAAAATCCGAAATATACCACATACTTAAAGAAATAGAAGAAAAATCCAAAGGAAAATACCAGTTCGCTGATTTCATCAATCCAACACCTGTTGTGTTCAAAGAAAAAGTTCTCCAATACGACAGCGTTCTCATCGCAGATCCGGAACTGGAAAAAGAAATAGAAGAAGAATTAGATAACATCAAAAAAACGCACAAAGTTGAATACCTACCGAACTTGGCTGAAAAAGTACTGAAAAGAATCCCGCTGGAAGTGATGCAGAAATTCGAAGACTACTACAAAGTCTACTTCAGCAACGTTCAAGAATCACCGGCTAAAAGAGTAATGGATATTGTACTTTCGATAATCGGGTTAGTGGTGTATTCGCCAGTTATATTAGTATCGGCAATTTGGATAGCGATAGAGGACGGACGTCCAATTTTCTTCCGACAGCCAAGAGTAGGAAAAGATGGAAAAATCTTAACAATGGTAAAGCTTCGCTCACTGAAGAACGAACCTATTGATGTATCAAATCCTAACAAAAACATTGAACAGAGAGCACTCAAAATAGGCAAAATAATCCGCAAAACAAGGATAGACGAATCGATCCAGTTCTGGAACATACTAAAAGGAGAAATGAGCCTTGTAGGGCCTCGTCCGGAGATGATAGAGTATCACAAAATGATGGAGCCTAACATCCCGTACTATTCTTATCGCCTCTTAGTCAAACCAGGCCTCACCGGCTGGGCGCAGATAAATTACAAACATTCTTCGAGTTTGGAAGAGTACAAAATAAAGACGGAGTATGATTTGTATTATGTGAAGAACAGAAATGTATTTATGGACTTAAAGATTTTTTTACTTACTCTTGAGACGCTGATTTTTAGAAAAGGGGCGAAGTGA
- a CDS encoding GumC family protein, whose product MEDKQIIQTSEEITLSDLFQILRRRIGIIVFVTVITGLITLFYLLFIAKPIYSISATIKIPAKSASGINLGAAAVLLGGSTSAPGVDEQIEIIKSRRVLKNVVNELNLLDYFKSKTKDKAKDELSENQVIEKLYKDIVKASSQKNTSLIQITVELDDKQLAYNIVQSIIKNYIDIAKELNKDENSYLYDFVQQQLPIVEKELAEIEEKLQKFQKEKSLVPTEEVKQLMTTYSDISKNIVNTELNIKSTEEVIASLNKRISEVKGMASTQSYTPSSRQLEELKQQLSKLEIERNSLLLKYTEEAPAVKEVTEKIEVVKKMINDELSRITNAKLETQDPALSELYASLSKAITERESLKATLQGLQKAKEELDKKLEKFPEIQREYVALQREQTIKQQVYATLKAKQEELRLSTAGMNFNVPVVIDEPYIPEKPAKPNKKLTLAVGGVLGIFLGILAAFLREATDQRILDKQQVVSLLGQETIDYTNPFDAKKNSEALKNTLVHTFETSDSNKITHITSAGKIPEKNQIAFELAKLSAALGRRTVLIDTAGELGLNVSKEKAISISKFVSEKSDKNLPEYSENLWIVLKTEDDSDYLTLSPKFKEKLVNLNGEYDTIFIITLDVSSAEAKYTAEFSAKNFLVAKPKISTKKDLLTAYTMKELNLLWVSKD is encoded by the coding sequence ATGGAAGATAAACAAATAATTCAAACCAGCGAAGAAATAACACTTAGCGACTTGTTCCAGATTCTAAGACGACGTATAGGCATAATAGTCTTTGTAACAGTGATCACGGGTCTGATTACGCTGTTCTACCTGCTCTTTATCGCAAAACCAATATACAGCATCAGCGCAACGATTAAAATACCTGCGAAGAGTGCTTCTGGAATCAACTTGGGCGCTGCTGCAGTGTTGCTTGGCGGTTCAACGAGTGCTCCGGGAGTTGATGAGCAGATTGAAATAATAAAAAGCAGAAGGGTCTTAAAAAACGTTGTTAATGAGCTAAACCTTTTAGACTACTTTAAAAGCAAAACAAAAGACAAAGCCAAAGACGAGCTATCAGAAAACCAAGTTATTGAAAAGCTGTACAAAGATATCGTAAAGGCATCTTCGCAAAAAAACACCTCACTCATTCAAATTACAGTTGAACTTGATGATAAACAGCTTGCTTACAACATCGTACAGTCAATAATAAAGAACTATATTGACATCGCAAAAGAACTCAACAAAGACGAAAACTCATACCTGTATGACTTTGTTCAACAGCAGCTTCCAATAGTTGAGAAAGAACTTGCGGAGATTGAAGAAAAACTTCAGAAATTCCAAAAGGAGAAATCTCTTGTGCCAACTGAAGAAGTAAAGCAGCTCATGACTACCTATAGTGATATAAGCAAGAACATCGTCAACACTGAGCTTAATATAAAGTCCACGGAAGAGGTTATCGCTTCACTTAATAAGAGAATTTCAGAAGTCAAAGGAATGGCTTCAACACAGTCGTACACTCCATCGAGTAGACAGCTTGAAGAACTGAAACAACAACTATCAAAGCTCGAAATAGAACGCAACTCACTACTGCTAAAATACACAGAAGAAGCACCCGCTGTTAAAGAAGTAACAGAAAAAATAGAGGTTGTAAAAAAGATGATCAACGATGAACTCTCAAGAATAACAAACGCAAAGCTTGAGACGCAGGATCCAGCTCTCAGTGAGTTGTACGCTTCCCTTTCCAAAGCAATTACAGAAAGGGAAAGCTTAAAAGCAACGCTCCAAGGACTTCAAAAAGCCAAGGAAGAACTTGATAAGAAACTCGAAAAATTCCCGGAAATACAGCGTGAATACGTTGCTTTGCAGCGCGAGCAAACAATAAAACAGCAAGTTTATGCAACACTAAAAGCCAAACAAGAAGAACTCCGCCTCTCAACAGCGGGAATGAATTTCAACGTACCTGTTGTTATCGACGAACCGTACATCCCAGAAAAACCAGCCAAGCCGAACAAAAAGCTCACACTCGCCGTCGGAGGAGTTCTTGGCATATTCCTTGGCATACTTGCGGCATTCCTGCGCGAAGCAACAGACCAAAGAATTTTGGACAAACAACAAGTTGTTAGCTTACTTGGACAGGAAACCATAGACTACACCAATCCTTTCGATGCCAAAAAGAACTCAGAAGCACTCAAAAACACACTAGTTCATACCTTTGAAACCAGTGATTCAAACAAAATCACACACATTACCTCCGCAGGCAAAATACCAGAAAAAAACCAAATTGCTTTTGAACTTGCAAAACTTTCAGCAGCACTTGGAAGACGAACAGTCCTTATCGATACCGCCGGTGAACTGGGCCTGAACGTCAGCAAAGAAAAGGCGATAAGTATATCCAAATTCGTATCAGAGAAATCGGATAAGAACTTACCCGAATACAGTGAAAACCTTTGGATCGTTTTAAAAACTGAAGACGACAGCGATTATCTGACACTCAGCCCGAAATTTAAAGAAAAATTAGTAAATCTTAACGGAGAATATGATACAATTTTCATAATAACACTAGACGTCTCATCTGCTGAAGCAAAGTACACAGCCGAATTCTCGGCAAAGAACTTCTTAGTAGCTAAACCAAAAATCTCAACGAAGAAAGATTTACTAACAGCTTACACAATGAAAGAACTTAACTTACTCTGGGTTAGCAAGGACTGA
- a CDS encoding polysaccharide biosynthesis/export family protein: MKKVFIGTILLLTLTTIFAYAVRVGDTIAIEVFGQTEFSRTVKVAFDGTIPYPYAGNVKVVGLTTDQIKSIIEQTVRRFIKDPVVTVYVVDYGPMYVYLQGAINRIFDISNYKEVTLTQLFALLGLSPSSEIDFETIQLRRAGKTQTLNMLSCFYDGTITDDPKLQEGDVIYFPPLKYNQTIQVSGAYTYIGRYEPGMTLKTLILRLGTLDKEKAVLESSYLTISGKTIVVNLEDVISGKIDYPILSGSSLYIPKREERFIYVVGFVPSPGPKTFLSTEPLTLAYALAKSGGISPDNEKWIEKITITTPDGKTREYKPDIIKSSENLLLQTGSIVNVVKYPEFKVYLTGDFSTGVIVFEPTEPKTLKTLLTKVGGLKTDQLKWIEWIKINNKLVDLAKLDDYTLSNNDSVEIKKYPEFRVYVTGDYKPGIVSFEPDEPKTLEGLLTKLGGIPVNEQKWIESVTINGQPADISKAASYMLNNGDKVEIRRYAEFYVYVQGYANAKGKIVFEPQEPKTLKTLINKIGLSSPDVENEGQAIINNATTVALKDVVYSNKDIPLSLGDTVLISYEPFLVYVTGSGMPGVVQLSYYEPKTLSYIFKKLVNTPENIEQVTLVRNGKETVYSSNDLLYGLKDSVIERNDTVVFKQADVNAVYLIGDISSYVTFALNEPITIQRILAKVGLSDFRRIESITLDGTNVNFTSDISIPKGAILNVQLKKPVFVTAMGYIRNTGRVQFDYYETPDLKTLFAKLGGLIVDPEAYYISDKVLIIRDGKLLAQYDAANIFRGIENAQLEDGDFVYVTEKEPNRVYVFGKGVPNGLFTFKQSEEFDMRTLIGKLGGIKEGVSRNITIVSGEKVEQVKWDEYTNLKLTNNSILLFDVDKENYVYIIRQDGRPEMMYLDRTTTLYEVLTKVGVDKNYRKFELTRGGEKQVIELKDLAQARGYNVRPGDVIKVLDVLQNYVFVFGEVNQPGIVRLTDGTTVLQAVLQAGSFTQKAAPSSVWLYKGGVEGNPIRVDLSAALTGGVIKNNPVLESGDIVFVPSDPWKTALDWLPVITSLIGFYTYTTNLFGGK; the protein is encoded by the coding sequence ATGAAAAAAGTCTTCATTGGTACAATCTTACTGCTCACACTAACTACTATTTTTGCCTACGCCGTTCGGGTAGGAGATACTATTGCTATCGAAGTTTTTGGTCAAACCGAATTCAGTAGGACGGTTAAGGTAGCTTTTGATGGAACGATTCCTTATCCATACGCCGGGAATGTGAAAGTTGTGGGACTTACTACAGACCAAATCAAATCGATAATCGAACAGACAGTGCGCAGGTTTATAAAAGACCCCGTTGTTACCGTTTACGTTGTCGACTACGGACCTATGTACGTATACCTCCAAGGAGCTATCAACCGTATATTTGATATTTCGAACTACAAAGAAGTCACTCTAACCCAGCTGTTCGCACTCTTGGGGCTATCCCCGTCGTCTGAGATAGACTTTGAAACAATTCAACTGAGACGAGCAGGAAAAACGCAAACGCTGAATATGCTTTCGTGTTTTTACGATGGGACCATCACAGACGACCCGAAGCTCCAAGAAGGTGACGTAATTTACTTCCCGCCTTTGAAATATAACCAAACAATCCAAGTCAGCGGTGCTTACACTTACATTGGCAGATACGAGCCTGGCATGACTTTAAAAACATTAATTTTACGTCTCGGAACACTTGATAAAGAAAAAGCGGTCCTCGAAAGTTCATACCTTACGATTTCAGGAAAGACAATAGTTGTAAACCTCGAGGATGTTATTAGTGGAAAAATCGATTACCCAATTTTGTCTGGTTCATCACTATACATCCCAAAGCGTGAAGAACGATTCATTTACGTTGTTGGCTTTGTGCCTTCTCCTGGTCCAAAAACTTTCCTTTCAACAGAACCTCTAACTCTTGCATACGCACTTGCCAAATCTGGTGGCATCTCTCCAGATAACGAAAAATGGATAGAAAAAATCACAATAACAACCCCTGATGGGAAAACACGAGAATACAAACCAGATATCATTAAATCATCAGAAAATCTCCTGTTGCAAACGGGTTCTATCGTGAACGTTGTAAAGTACCCAGAATTTAAAGTATACCTAACAGGAGATTTCTCTACAGGTGTGATTGTCTTTGAACCAACTGAACCAAAGACACTTAAAACATTACTTACGAAAGTAGGTGGCTTAAAGACAGACCAGCTCAAATGGATAGAATGGATAAAGATAAATAACAAACTTGTGGACCTGGCAAAGCTCGATGATTACACACTTTCAAACAACGACAGTGTCGAAATCAAGAAATACCCAGAATTCAGAGTGTATGTCACAGGTGATTACAAACCGGGCATAGTATCATTCGAACCAGATGAACCAAAGACACTCGAAGGGCTGTTGACAAAACTTGGTGGAATACCAGTAAATGAACAAAAATGGATAGAGAGTGTAACGATAAATGGACAACCAGCTGACATATCGAAAGCTGCAAGCTATATGTTGAACAATGGTGATAAGGTAGAGATAAGAAGGTATGCAGAATTCTACGTCTATGTCCAAGGATATGCAAATGCAAAAGGAAAAATCGTATTTGAACCACAGGAACCAAAGACACTAAAAACCCTTATTAACAAAATCGGACTTTCATCTCCAGATGTGGAAAATGAAGGTCAAGCAATAATTAATAACGCCACGACTGTTGCACTCAAAGATGTTGTTTATTCTAATAAAGATATTCCACTTTCACTCGGTGATACCGTTCTTATTTCATACGAACCGTTCCTAGTTTACGTAACAGGTTCTGGCATGCCCGGTGTTGTTCAATTGTCTTACTATGAGCCAAAAACTCTTAGCTACATCTTCAAAAAGCTTGTTAACACGCCAGAAAACATCGAACAGGTTACACTTGTACGCAATGGCAAAGAAACTGTCTATTCATCAAACGACTTACTCTACGGCCTCAAAGACTCAGTAATTGAAAGAAACGACACTGTCGTCTTCAAACAAGCAGACGTCAACGCCGTCTACCTTATTGGCGATATATCTTCGTATGTTACGTTCGCACTTAACGAACCAATAACAATCCAAAGGATCCTTGCTAAGGTTGGCTTGAGTGATTTTAGAAGAATCGAAAGCATAACCCTTGATGGAACAAATGTGAACTTCACATCCGATATATCAATACCAAAAGGTGCAATTCTTAACGTCCAACTCAAGAAGCCAGTCTTTGTAACGGCAATGGGATACATCAGAAACACCGGCAGAGTGCAATTTGATTACTACGAAACACCTGATTTAAAAACACTATTTGCCAAACTCGGCGGGCTGATAGTTGATCCAGAGGCATACTACATATCAGACAAAGTCCTAATCATCCGCGACGGCAAATTGTTAGCTCAATACGACGCAGCAAACATCTTCAGAGGTATTGAAAACGCGCAACTCGAAGATGGTGACTTCGTCTACGTGACCGAAAAAGAACCGAATCGAGTGTATGTTTTTGGAAAAGGTGTACCGAACGGACTCTTTACATTCAAACAGAGCGAAGAATTCGACATGAGAACGCTCATCGGAAAACTTGGTGGAATCAAAGAAGGTGTGAGCAGGAATATAACCATAGTGAGTGGGGAAAAAGTCGAGCAGGTCAAATGGGACGAATACACGAATCTCAAACTGACAAATAACAGCATCCTTCTGTTCGATGTCGATAAAGAGAACTACGTTTACATAATACGTCAGGATGGCAGACCTGAAATGATGTACCTTGACAGAACTACAACACTGTACGAAGTGCTCACCAAAGTTGGTGTTGACAAGAACTACAGGAAATTTGAGTTGACACGTGGTGGAGAAAAACAGGTTATTGAACTAAAAGACCTCGCACAAGCAAGAGGCTACAACGTTAGACCGGGAGACGTCATCAAAGTATTAGACGTTCTTCAAAACTACGTCTTCGTCTTCGGTGAGGTCAATCAGCCCGGTATAGTCAGGCTAACCGATGGGACAACGGTCTTACAAGCTGTACTGCAAGCAGGGTCGTTCACACAAAAAGCAGCTCCATCAAGCGTGTGGTTATACAAAGGCGGTGTTGAAGGTAACCCAATACGTGTGGATCTTTCAGCTGCATTGACTGGTGGAGTAATCAAGAACAATCCAGTACTTGAGAGCGGGGACATTGTCTTTGTACCTTCTGATCCTTGGAAGACTGCACTCGATTGGTTACCTGTAATAACAAGCTTAATAGGATTCTATACTTACACAACGAATCTATTTGGTGGAAAGTAG
- a CDS encoding ABC transporter permease — MIRQIYDTILKISFRNFIKHWKVGLLAILGTMVATMLLVGGLSLNDSVSAYLHEKLTKNFGEVDLIIKDKADTIFLPKAVNAESVESLLKQYPQVKKYVPVKLAQVTARIKGKYVDLFAIAINKNFEKFLGQKVQPFTISEDTAKAFGINIGDEIEIITAKTSFNIKIGAFGKGILNFRGETASANGTIFLPESYFEEYGVYPLKDPNVYFVSTNLLVEQHKTFAKELEGKEGSIRITAGKYRLSTSPLNKIIGYLFIGFSGFTVISSFLFVSSFFGIIVEERKRSLGVLRALGYTSLRMFSVLFVEGLLYLISSEIVGAVAGIFFGIYLLDKINSFRREDQLFAFVQDRIPFSISLSTIVLGILIAMIVPIIILAYRSMEFSQISPSELYGDRPVEKRKKKGKVKKVFVAIAGILLFLFLLRTSYVYALLGLLSIVPLFYRNSLVTFIYGLSILASVYPLVGSGGAKDLLIRSGFVLVGSIYSIFAFIPYAKVFFERFKNVSVVLALSYIDKHKMRNFAMFVIYAVTLILILVSAIVPTSISEYIKEKKEEGAFGYNFIIVENPIKTFFGSYKYLNDEQFVSKFQALVPIQLVQASFPNDKKKYTIIVSDERIFQHLKLPSEKLMNDIRKENWSKVPDKTLYLSNKILKTPGVEVTMVLKGVLPGISPKIVETLYIKGVYDPQETLLPMDGVLIWRNKKFFGAISGYAGVIKDPQKALEAQEFVTRKLDGAFYITGEIEKLYASINNLVDLSLQLFQLGFIAGFAGLAIITFRNVYARKKEIGMLRAIGADSKVVYRMFIYEAVAIVLIATIVAILASIFVVKDLVAFVQPLLSSFKVVIPFWKVFVTLAGVFGITIIFVSLPASISQKIPPSEALRVFD, encoded by the coding sequence ATGATAAGACAAATTTACGACACGATATTAAAAATCTCCTTCAGAAACTTCATCAAACACTGGAAAGTAGGCTTACTTGCAATCCTTGGCACGATGGTGGCCACCATGCTCCTTGTTGGTGGCCTTTCTCTTAATGATTCTGTTTCCGCTTATTTGCATGAAAAACTTACGAAAAACTTCGGGGAAGTTGATTTAATAATCAAAGATAAGGCGGACACGATATTCTTGCCAAAGGCTGTTAATGCAGAATCTGTCGAGTCATTGCTCAAGCAATACCCTCAAGTAAAAAAATACGTCCCTGTCAAACTTGCCCAAGTAACTGCTAGAATAAAAGGAAAATACGTTGACCTATTTGCAATAGCGATTAACAAGAACTTTGAAAAATTTCTTGGGCAGAAGGTTCAGCCGTTCACCATCAGTGAAGATACAGCAAAAGCATTTGGAATTAACATCGGTGATGAGATAGAGATAATCACGGCGAAAACCTCTTTCAACATCAAAATTGGAGCCTTTGGTAAAGGTATACTCAATTTTCGTGGCGAAACAGCCTCGGCAAACGGGACTATCTTTTTGCCAGAAAGTTATTTTGAAGAATACGGCGTTTATCCATTGAAAGACCCGAACGTCTATTTTGTCTCCACGAATTTGCTCGTCGAACAACACAAAACATTTGCTAAAGAATTGGAAGGGAAAGAAGGCTCAATACGAATCACCGCTGGCAAATACAGATTATCAACTTCCCCGTTGAATAAAATTATCGGCTATCTCTTCATTGGATTTTCCGGGTTCACAGTTATTTCAAGCTTTCTTTTCGTCTCCTCGTTCTTTGGCATTATCGTTGAGGAACGCAAACGTTCACTTGGTGTATTAAGGGCGTTGGGTTACACAAGTCTTCGCATGTTCTCAGTCCTATTTGTTGAAGGATTGCTTTACCTGATATCTTCAGAAATCGTTGGTGCAGTTGCTGGGATATTTTTCGGTATCTACCTACTTGATAAAATCAACTCATTCAGAAGAGAAGACCAGCTCTTTGCATTTGTCCAGGATAGAATACCTTTCAGCATATCGCTCTCAACCATCGTCCTTGGTATCCTTATTGCCATGATTGTTCCTATCATTATCCTTGCCTACCGTAGCATGGAATTTTCCCAAATTTCCCCATCCGAACTGTATGGTGATAGACCTGTTGAAAAAAGGAAAAAGAAAGGAAAAGTAAAGAAAGTTTTCGTTGCGATTGCAGGAATTCTTCTTTTCCTCTTTCTTTTGCGTACATCGTACGTCTACGCACTTTTGGGATTACTTTCCATCGTTCCTCTATTCTACCGCAATTCCTTAGTCACATTTATATACGGACTTTCCATCCTTGCTTCGGTCTACCCTCTTGTAGGCTCTGGTGGAGCGAAAGATTTACTTATCCGCTCAGGTTTTGTGCTTGTTGGAAGTATATACTCTATCTTTGCTTTCATCCCATATGCCAAAGTGTTTTTCGAACGCTTCAAAAATGTGTCCGTTGTTTTGGCGTTATCTTACATCGACAAACACAAAATGCGCAACTTTGCGATGTTTGTAATATACGCCGTCACACTTATTTTAATTCTTGTGAGTGCAATAGTTCCAACGAGCATTTCTGAATACATAAAAGAAAAGAAGGAAGAAGGCGCGTTTGGTTACAACTTCATCATCGTTGAAAACCCCATTAAAACATTCTTCGGTTCCTACAAATACCTCAACGATGAACAATTCGTCTCAAAATTCCAAGCACTTGTTCCTATCCAACTTGTCCAAGCATCGTTCCCAAATGACAAAAAGAAGTACACAATAATCGTTTCAGACGAGAGAATATTCCAACACCTAAAGCTCCCGAGTGAAAAGTTAATGAACGATATCCGAAAAGAAAACTGGTCAAAAGTACCAGATAAAACATTGTACCTGTCAAACAAAATCCTAAAAACTCCTGGCGTAGAAGTCACAATGGTTTTAAAAGGTGTTTTGCCTGGCATCTCACCAAAAATTGTTGAAACGCTTTACATAAAAGGTGTCTACGACCCCCAGGAAACCTTGCTCCCCATGGACGGCGTTCTCATCTGGAGAAACAAAAAATTCTTCGGTGCCATCAGCGGTTACGCAGGTGTTATCAAGGACCCACAAAAGGCACTCGAAGCCCAAGAATTTGTCACAAGAAAGCTTGACGGTGCGTTTTATATAACCGGAGAAATCGAAAAACTATACGCATCTATCAACAACCTTGTTGACTTATCTTTGCAGCTTTTCCAACTCGGCTTTATCGCTGGTTTTGCCGGCTTGGCAATAATTACCTTTAGAAACGTTTATGCGCGTAAGAAAGAAATCGGTATGCTAAGAGCCATAGGGGCGGATAGCAAAGTAGTTTATCGAATGTTCATCTACGAAGCAGTGGCTATAGTACTCATTGCAACAATCGTTGCGATACTCGCAAGCATATTCGTTGTCAAAGACCTCGTTGCCTTTGTCCAACCTTTGCTCAGTTCATTCAAGGTAGTGATACCGTTTTGGAAAGTATTTGTAACCTTAGCTGGCGTTTTTGGAATTACAATAATATTTGTCTCACTTCCTGCGAGTATATCGCAGAAGATTCCACCCTCAGAGGCGTTGAGGGTGTTTGATTGA
- the rpoD gene encoding RNA polymerase sigma factor RpoD, producing MSKTAVKENTELQKKLEKLIELGKRKGYITYDDIDRTFPPGESEEVDGNLDLVYETLEKNKIEIRDTTDFANMEEELKSYLSEGPEVFDSTEPKDLIKMYLRDIGKIRLLTPSEERRLAQRAQMGDKKAKEELIISNLRLVVSMAKRYLGKGLSFLDLIQEGSLGLIKAVEKFDWSKGYKFSTYATWWIRQAITRAIADQARTIRVPVHMVETINKIQKIKREYMQEHGEEPPLEYIAEQVGKPVEKIEEILQSTPETLSLETPVGEEEDSSMADFVADESVGSPKKEAIRTLMKEEIDKLLETLNDREKMVLKMRYGILDGKPKTLEEVGQYFGVTRERIRQIEVKALRKLRHPSRSRYLRLLQKLAEED from the coding sequence ATGTCAAAAACAGCGGTAAAAGAGAACACCGAACTACAGAAAAAGCTCGAGAAGCTCATCGAACTCGGTAAAAGGAAAGGATACATCACATACGACGACATTGACCGCACATTCCCACCAGGGGAAAGTGAGGAAGTCGATGGTAATTTGGATCTTGTTTACGAAACACTTGAAAAGAACAAAATAGAAATTAGAGATACAACTGATTTTGCCAACATGGAAGAAGAATTGAAAAGTTACCTAAGCGAAGGTCCTGAGGTATTCGACAGCACAGAACCCAAGGATTTAATAAAAATGTACCTACGTGATATTGGAAAAATCAGATTGCTTACACCATCTGAAGAACGCAGGCTTGCTCAGAGAGCCCAGATGGGCGACAAAAAAGCAAAAGAAGAACTCATCATCTCAAACCTTAGACTTGTTGTCAGTATGGCAAAAAGATACCTCGGTAAGGGACTTTCTTTCCTCGACCTTATCCAAGAAGGTAGCTTGGGATTGATAAAAGCAGTTGAAAAATTCGACTGGTCAAAAGGTTACAAATTTTCCACATACGCAACCTGGTGGATTAGACAGGCGATAACAAGGGCTATAGCTGACCAAGCAAGAACAATCAGGGTACCCGTCCACATGGTTGAAACAATAAACAAAATACAAAAAATAAAAAGAGAATACATGCAAGAGCATGGAGAAGAACCACCTCTAGAATACATCGCCGAACAGGTTGGAAAACCGGTTGAAAAAATAGAGGAAATCTTGCAATCAACTCCTGAAACACTCTCTTTGGAAACACCTGTAGGCGAAGAAGAAGACTCTTCTATGGCTGATTTTGTTGCCGACGAATCCGTTGGTTCACCTAAGAAAGAAGCAATAAGAACGCTCATGAAAGAAGAAATCGATAAATTATTGGAAACACTCAACGACAGAGAAAAGATGGTTTTAAAGATGAGGTACGGTATACTCGATGGGAAGCCCAAAACACTTGAAGAAGTCGGTCAGTACTTCGGTGTCACTCGTGAAAGGATAAGGCAGATAGAAGTCAAAGCGCTAAGAAAACTCAGACATCCTTCACGTAGCAGATACTTAAGGTTACTCCAGAAACTCGCCGAAGAAGACTAA